In Vagococcus luciliae, one genomic interval encodes:
- the fabK gene encoding enoyl-[acyl-carrier-protein] reductase FabK, which produces MKQSTICQLLDIDYPIIQGAMAWVAEEKLASAVSNAGGLGLIASGHAPKEVIQEKIQAARTLTDKTFGVNIMLMSPFVEDIVDLVIEERVKVITTGAGSPGKYMKRFKEAGIIVIPVVASVAQAKRMEKEGADAVVVEGMEGGGHIGKSTTMTLVPQVVDAVSIPVIAAGGIGDGRGVAAALMLGAKAVQLGTRFLVSKESIAHDNFKTKVVKAKDIDTVVTGMLTGHPVRGLRNKLTQTFEKVERFEGGKEQPDFDRLEDLGKGALKRAVIDGDIKNSSMMAGQIAGMIKTDEQTCDEIIQELIAETQDVLKNRYAEWVLDKE; this is translated from the coding sequence ATGAAACAATCGACAATTTGTCAACTTTTAGATATAGATTATCCCATCATTCAAGGGGCGATGGCTTGGGTGGCTGAAGAAAAATTAGCCAGTGCAGTTTCTAATGCAGGAGGTTTAGGACTGATTGCATCAGGCCATGCACCAAAAGAAGTAATTCAAGAAAAAATTCAAGCGGCGAGAACGCTAACTGATAAAACATTTGGGGTCAATATCATGTTAATGTCTCCATTTGTTGAAGATATTGTTGACTTAGTGATTGAAGAGCGAGTCAAAGTGATTACAACTGGGGCAGGTTCACCAGGTAAATACATGAAACGTTTTAAAGAAGCAGGGATTATCGTGATACCTGTTGTTGCGTCAGTGGCACAAGCCAAACGCATGGAAAAAGAAGGTGCAGATGCTGTCGTGGTGGAAGGTATGGAAGGTGGCGGACATATTGGAAAATCGACTACCATGACGTTAGTTCCACAAGTAGTAGATGCGGTTAGTATCCCAGTTATCGCTGCAGGGGGAATTGGGGATGGACGAGGCGTTGCAGCAGCATTAATGCTTGGAGCCAAAGCAGTTCAACTTGGAACTAGGTTTTTAGTATCAAAAGAATCCATTGCCCATGATAATTTTAAAACAAAAGTAGTGAAAGCAAAAGATATCGATACCGTTGTGACAGGAATGCTAACAGGTCATCCAGTTAGAGGACTTAGAAATAAATTGACTCAAACATTTGAAAAAGTAGAACGTTTTGAAGGTGGCAAAGAACAACCTGATTTTGATCGATTGGAAGATTTAGGTAAGGGTGCTTTAAAACGAGCAGTCATTGATGGGGATATAAAAAACAGTTCCATGATGGCCGGGCAAATTGCCGGTATGATTAAAACAGATGAACAAACATGTGATGAGATTATTCAGGAGCTTATAGCGGAAACACAAGATGTTTTAAAAAATCGTTATGCAGAATGGGTACTAGACAAGGAGTAA
- the fabD gene encoding ACP S-malonyltransferase, whose protein sequence is MTIGFMFSGQGGQYIGMGKELYDEFPIFKEYVERASDALSFNMAQLLFEENNQLHLTKYTQPAVLTMSCATSAVVKQEYGITASMVAGLSLGEYSALVENEVLSFSDAVALVFKRGDLMASAVKEGQGAMSAVIEVDRETIEKICQSITQPNHIVLPVNYNMPQQIVIAGNTSAVAEAEKKLNESGAKKIVRLNVSGPFHTPLMTEAAEEFFETLQQVTFSDAIVPLVTNVTGDVLPDTADIKENLKQQMMAPVYWEETAHTFKRESVDNLIELGTGKTLSHFIRASESTINVQNIENIKTLNQLGKKLMKWGY, encoded by the coding sequence ATGACAATAGGATTTATGTTTAGTGGTCAGGGTGGTCAATACATTGGTATGGGAAAAGAATTATATGATGAGTTTCCTATATTTAAAGAGTATGTTGAGCGTGCCAGTGATGCATTATCATTTAATATGGCTCAATTACTATTTGAAGAAAACAATCAACTTCACCTGACAAAATACACACAACCAGCAGTTTTAACGATGAGTTGTGCTACCTCAGCAGTTGTCAAACAAGAATATGGCATAACAGCTTCGATGGTAGCAGGTCTTAGTTTAGGTGAGTATAGTGCGTTAGTAGAAAATGAGGTGCTTTCTTTTTCTGATGCGGTGGCATTAGTATTTAAACGCGGAGATTTAATGGCGTCTGCTGTAAAAGAAGGTCAAGGAGCGATGAGTGCAGTGATTGAAGTGGACCGAGAAACAATTGAGAAGATTTGTCAGTCTATTACACAACCAAACCACATAGTGCTACCTGTGAATTATAATATGCCACAACAGATTGTAATAGCAGGAAATACATCGGCTGTAGCAGAAGCAGAAAAAAAGTTAAATGAGTCTGGCGCCAAAAAGATTGTTCGTCTTAATGTGAGTGGTCCGTTTCACACACCACTAATGACAGAGGCAGCAGAAGAATTTTTTGAAACGTTACAACAGGTAACTTTTTCTGATGCTATCGTTCCTCTTGTTACAAATGTTACGGGAGATGTACTACCTGATACAGCTGATATCAAAGAGAATTTGAAGCAACAAATGATGGCACCAGTTTATTGGGAAGAAACAGCTCATACGTTTAAACGAGAGTCAGTTGACAACTTAATCGAGTTAGGGACTGGGAAAACATTAAGTCATTTTATTCGAGCAAGTGAGAGTACGATAAACGTACAAAATATTGAAAATATAAAAACACTCAATCAACTAGGTAAAAAGTTGATGAAATGGGGGTATTAG
- the fabG gene encoding 3-oxoacyl-[acyl-carrier-protein] reductase: MFKGKTVVITGSSRGIGGQLAIRFAKEGANIVLNARKEISQELIKKIESYQVETHVVIGDVQKFDEAKKLIDEAHNRFGRVDVLINNAGITRDTLLMRMTEEMFDEVVSVNLKGTFNTIHHVSKLMLKQRFGTIINMSSVIGEIGNPGQANYAASKAGVIGLTKSTAKELAARGITCNAIAPGFIETDMTDSLSEKIKETTLSHIPLKRLGKTDDIADTALFLANQSYITGQVINVDGGMVMNG; the protein is encoded by the coding sequence ATGTTTAAAGGAAAAACAGTCGTGATTACAGGAAGTTCACGAGGGATCGGAGGGCAACTAGCGATTCGTTTTGCAAAAGAAGGGGCAAATATTGTCTTAAATGCAAGAAAAGAAATATCTCAAGAACTGATTAAAAAAATTGAATCTTATCAAGTGGAAACACATGTTGTGATTGGGGATGTACAAAAATTTGACGAGGCTAAAAAATTAATTGATGAAGCACATAATCGATTTGGACGTGTGGATGTTTTAATTAATAATGCCGGAATAACAAGAGATACACTATTGATGAGAATGACGGAAGAGATGTTTGATGAGGTAGTTTCTGTTAACTTAAAAGGAACATTTAACACCATTCATCATGTGTCAAAATTAATGTTAAAACAACGGTTCGGCACCATTATTAATATGTCGAGTGTTATTGGAGAAATAGGTAATCCAGGACAAGCAAATTACGCAGCGAGTAAAGCAGGCGTTATCGGACTAACAAAGTCAACAGCTAAAGAATTGGCTGCTCGCGGTATCACGTGTAATGCGATTGCCCCAGGATTTATTGAAACAGATATGACGGATAGTTTATCTGAAAAAATAAAAGAAACAACGCTATCTCATATTCCGTTAAAACGATTAGGAAAAACAGATGATATTGCAGACACGGCACTATTTTTAGCTAATCAATCATACATCACTGGGCAAGTGATTAATGTTGATGGCGGTATGGTAATGAACGGTTAG
- the fabF gene encoding beta-ketoacyl-ACP synthase II: protein MKRVVVTGIGAVTPIGNTAQEFLTNIQAGKNGVAPITKFDASETGIHVAAEVKDFDPTLYMEKKEIKRMDMFSVYGISAAKQAVADSKINVDEINADRFGVMVSSGIGGMKTIEDQVIRMHTKGPKRVAPFFVPMAISNMAAGNIAIKVGAKGICTSIVTACASSTNAIGEAFRNIKHGYSDIILAGGAEATICEIGISGFAALTALSNSDNPKRASIPFDKERNGFVMGEGSAVLVLEELDHAKKRGAKIYGEIVGYGSNCDANHITSPSSDGSGAGKCMMLAMEEAGITPEEVSYINAHGTSTPTNDGAETMAIKYAMKESAYTTPVSSTKSMVGHLLGAAGAVEALACLGALMTDTIPPTIGLEEVDEACDLDYVPNKKRNVAVNYTLSNSLGFGGHNAVIAMKKWRGE from the coding sequence ATGAAACGAGTAGTCGTGACAGGAATTGGTGCTGTGACACCGATTGGAAACACAGCACAAGAATTTTTGACAAATATTCAAGCAGGTAAAAATGGGGTTGCTCCTATTACAAAGTTTGATGCATCAGAAACAGGTATTCACGTTGCCGCTGAAGTAAAAGATTTTGATCCGACTCTTTATATGGAAAAAAAAGAAATCAAACGAATGGATATGTTTTCTGTTTACGGGATTTCAGCAGCTAAACAAGCAGTTGCTGATAGCAAGATTAATGTTGATGAGATTAACGCAGATCGATTTGGAGTAATGGTCAGCTCAGGAATTGGTGGCATGAAAACCATTGAAGATCAAGTCATTCGAATGCATACAAAAGGACCAAAACGAGTGGCACCATTTTTTGTTCCAATGGCAATTAGCAATATGGCAGCAGGAAATATTGCCATAAAAGTGGGAGCAAAGGGCATTTGTACGTCAATCGTTACTGCTTGTGCTTCTTCAACAAATGCAATTGGAGAGGCATTTAGAAACATCAAGCATGGTTATTCTGACATTATTTTAGCTGGAGGGGCAGAGGCAACGATTTGTGAAATAGGGATTTCTGGTTTTGCCGCATTGACCGCTTTATCAAATTCAGATAATCCAAAACGAGCGTCAATTCCTTTTGATAAAGAGCGAAATGGGTTTGTCATGGGAGAAGGTAGTGCTGTTTTAGTATTAGAAGAATTAGACCATGCGAAAAAACGAGGCGCTAAAATATACGGTGAAATAGTTGGATATGGATCGAATTGTGATGCTAATCATATCACCAGTCCAAGTAGTGATGGGTCTGGAGCTGGGAAATGCATGATGTTAGCGATGGAAGAAGCAGGGATTACACCAGAAGAGGTGAGTTATATCAATGCTCATGGAACAAGTACACCAACAAATGATGGGGCAGAAACCATGGCGATAAAATATGCCATGAAAGAATCTGCTTATACTACACCTGTATCAAGTACTAAAAGCATGGTGGGTCATTTATTAGGAGCAGCTGGTGCAGTGGAGGCTTTAGCTTGCTTGGGTGCATTAATGACTGACACTATTCCACCAACTATTGGGTTAGAAGAAGTAGATGAAGCGTGTGATTTAGATTACGTGCCAAACAAAAAACGTAACGTAGCTGTTAACTACACATTAAGTAACTCACTAGGTTTTGGTGGGCATAATGCTGTGATCGCGATGAAAAAATGGCGAGGTGAGTAG